The following proteins are encoded in a genomic region of Drosophila bipectinata strain 14024-0381.07 chromosome XL, DbipHiC1v2, whole genome shotgun sequence:
- the LOC108121462 gene encoding uncharacterized protein yields the protein MDPNKNKKPKHKLVENKLEVMNDVEFIRNILKDMNVDSSPRARGVLLDLAYTLARDHLVEADRYAKMDGRTTISVEDIKMSKQVEVPKVYKPPPPDNGPSCSNKSVKDIKMGKPDLVKKMANTPPLDDGPSCSNKSAKDIKMGKHVPVKKMAITPPPDDGPSCSNKSAKDIKMGKHVPVKKMAITPPPDDGPSCSKISVKDIDMEKQVPLKKMAKLSPPDEDPKPNDELPSTSQRKGDHTDS from the exons ATGGACCCAAATAAGAATAAGAAACCGAAGCACAAGCTTGTCGAAAACAAGCTGGAGGTTATGAATGATGTGGAGTTTATTCGCAATATTCTCAAGGACATGAACGTGGATTCCAGTCCCCGAGCACGTGGAGTTCTTCTTGACCTGGCTTACA CTTTAGCCAGGGATCACCTGGTTGAGGCCGACCGTTATGCCAAGATGGATGGTCGCACAACCATAAGTGTTGAGGACATCAAAATGTCAAAGCAAGTGGAAGTGCCTAAGGTGTACAAACCTCCGCCACCGGACAATGGGCCGAGTTGCTCCAACAAAAGTGTTAAGGACATTAAAATGGGAAAGCCAGATCTTGTGAAGAAGATGGCCAATACTCCGCCACTGGACGATGGGCCGAGTTGCTCCAACAAAAGTGCTAAGGACATCAAAATGGGAAAGCATGTGCCTGTGAAGAAGATGGCCATTACTCCGCCACCGGACGATGGACCAAGTTGCTCCAACAAAAGTGCTAAGGACATCAAAATGGGAAAGCATGTGCCTGTGAAGAAGATGGCCATTACTCCGCCACCGGACGATGGACCGAGTTGCTCCAAAATAAGTGTTAAGGACATCGATATGGAAAAGCAAGTGCCTTTGAAGAAGATGGCCAAACTTTCGCCACCGGACGAAGATCCCAAGCCGAACGATGAGCTCCCGAGCACTAGCCAGCGTAAAGGAGACCACACCGACTCCTAA
- the bbx gene encoding uncharacterized protein bbx produces MIGGQQAAAQVTPAGAAIKLHFACNKNNNNNNNINNTNNNNNNSNKNNNMYAGLKTVVEHKMNIKNANNNNNNNNSNATNNNNNNNNNGEKSTTEMRKIFENINDGSGSVYRSLGSCVSAASPLGAFRAVPRAASILVTPASSTIMGVSKGIGPVAQTLKGLQPRSCGVTLASGTMLGVTRGNSVGIVTGFPAGLRLLPAPIPKGKPPTVGGGDSAEAIMSVGRAVEAPAATKSALVTTLNPSAAQQQPTQRTEDQENAFRRIEDVHNYAKLQDYSSEDDDVEDDEEEELDEEEEEEDDDEADAGAKIQVPAKQEVTRIRREDTEEHVDVVTVPQPEQECDQEKHQKEAVEIIQPEHHARRPMNAFLIFCKRHRAIVKERYKTLENRAITKILGDWWAALDEQEKHCFTDLAQQNKDAFFNANPNFKWYKLPAPPLRTLATRPSNAATGGIGSSGDDNQPSPHPTQLQLQKIPLDLLRSNYFKLADETQMGELSSLLQVQVQEKDFALQQVLSETSQFLSAHMPGATGNQPATGLKRSFDSQSSNSSEEEGGATGSPNKKAKSSRSCKGKIYQELVNSGQLAAINKKGKNRNPTVSGNFTDTSLDAAPNTPPISPPERPQSSRHQRSVSESSSSGFFNLEERIKELPALSLDAYLQRKRSTKKKKKFSGSRKQRNILNSSSSGARAALPDPAVVAGDLERIKQQQQQQQLQKQHQRQQAAAVGSQRRKARKESITRRDVSAIEQEVASILPLTINGCYYFNESPVPKATSGPVTIVASNSSSPLSSNSSSFSSPNLEETSSTSDLLILAEVAANRTELTKSN; encoded by the exons ATGATCGGTGGTCAGCAGGCAGCAGCGCAGGTGACGCCAGCAGGTGCTGCAATTAAATTGCACTTTGcctgcaacaaaaacaacaacaataataataatatcaataacaccaacaataataataataatagtaacaaaaacaacaacatgtACGCTGGCCTTAAAACAGTTGTAGAGCACAAAATGAACATCAAAAAtgctaacaacaacaacaacaataataatagcaacgccaccaacaacaacaacaataacaacaacaatggcgaGAAATCAACAACTGAAATgcgaaaaattttcgaaaatatcaACGATGGATCTGGATCAGTATATCGGTCGCTAGGATCCTGTGTCTCGGCTGCTTCGCCGCTGGGAGCCTTTCGGGCAGTGCCCAGAGCCGCCTCGATATTAGTAACTCCAGCATCGTCGACAATTATGGGAGTTTCCAAAGGAATCGGCCCTGTAGCGCAGACCCTGAAGGGACTCCAGCCAAGATCATGTGGCGTTACGCTAGCATCGGGCACTATGCTGGGAGTTACCCGAGGAAACTCTGTGGGAATTGTGACAGGATTTCCCGCCGGTCTGCGGTTGCTGCCAGCGCCTATTCCCAAAGGAAAGCCACCAACTGTGGGCGGTGGAGATAGTGCAGAAGCCATAATGTCAGTGGGTAGAGCGGTCGAAGCTCCTGCTGCAACCAAAAGTGCCTTAGTCACCACTTTAAACCCATCAGCAGCCCAACAGCAGCCAACCCAGCGCACTGAGGACCAAGAAAATGCCTTTCGACGCATCGAGGATGTGCACAACTATGCCAAGTTGCAGGACTATAGCAGCGAAGACGATGACGTGGAAGACGACGAGGAGGAAGAGCTGGAcgaggaggaagaggaggaggacgacgatGAGGCTGATGCAGGAGCAAAGATCCAGGTGCCTGCAAAGCAAGAAGTTACACGCATCCGACGCGAAGACACCGAAGAACATGTAGATGTGGTTACGGTTCCGCAACCAGAACAAGAATGCGATCAGGAGAAACATCAAAAGGAAGCTGTGGAAATCATTCAACCCGAGCACCATGCCCGCCGTCCCATGAACGCGTTCCTCATATTCTGCAAGCGACATCGCGCCATCGTCAAGGAGCGCTACAAGACTCTGGAGAATCG AGCCATTACGAAGATCCTGGGTGACTGGTGGGCCGCACTTGATGAGCAAGAGAAGCACTGCTTCACCGACTTGGCGCAGCAG AACAAGGACGCCTTCTTTAATGCCAATCCCAACTTCAAGTGGTACAAATTACCCGCTCCGCCCCTAAGAACACTAGCAACCCGTCCCAGTAATGCTGCTACGGGCGGAATTGGATCTTCTGGCGATGATAATCAGCCATCGCCACATCCTActcagttgcagttgcagaaGATACCATTGGACCTGTTGCGTAGCAACTACTTTAAGCTGGCCGACGAAACCCAGATGGGAGAACTGAGTTCACTGCTCCAGGTGCAGGTCCAGGAGAAGGACTTCGCCCTGCAACAGGTCCTCAGTGAGACcagccaatttctatccgccCACATGCCAGGTGCTACTGGCAATCAGCCTGCCACTGGCCTCAAGCGATCGTTCGACAGCCAGTCTAGCAATTCCAGCGAGGAGGAGGGGGGAGCGACCGGTTCGCCAAATAAAAAAGCCAAATCATCACGCTCGTGCAAGGGCAAGATCTACCAGGAGCTGGTCAACTCCGGCCAGCTGGCGGCCATCAACAAGAAGGGCAAGAACAGGAATCCCACAGTTTCGGGAAATTTTACGGATACATCATTGGACGCAGCACCGAATACTCCACCCATTTCGCCACCAGAACGCCCGCAGAGCAGCAGGCATCAGCGCAGTGTGTCCGAGTCGAGCAGCAGTGGCTTCTTCAATCTGGAGGAGAGGATCAAGGAGCTGCCGGCTCTCAGTTTGGATGCATATTTGCAGCGCAAGCGCAGTaccaaaaagaagaagaagttcAGCGGCAGTAGGAAGCAAAGGAACATCCTGAATAGCAGCTCAAGTGGGGCAAGAGCGGCTCTCCCTGATCCTGCGGTGGTTGCTGGTGATCTGGAGCGgatcaagcagcagcagcagcaacaacaattgcagAAACAACATCAGCGGCAACAGGCAGCTGCCGTGGGCAGTCAGAGACGCAAGGCTCGGAAGGAGAGCATCACACGTCGGGACGTGAGTGCCATCGAGCAGGAGGTGGCCTCCATTCTGCCGCTAACAATCAACGGGTGCTACTACTTCAACGAGAGTCCTGTCCCCAAGGCGACCAGTGGCCCAGTAACGATTGTGGCATCCAATTCTTCGTCGCCGCTCTCCTCAAACtcctcctccttttcctcGCCGAACTTGGAAGAGACCTCCTCTACCTCAGATCTACTCATTCTGGCCGAAGTGGCCGCCAATCGCACTGAGCTGACCAAGTCCAACTAG
- the LOC138925911 gene encoding uncharacterized protein: MNLICAIDAKDFGHTKNYCLHDYACLKCAAPHRSTNCDRPRSEIPKCVNCGGPHVASFRGCKAFKEARDCYLANRPLPPLNDFQGPTNSLPRRCDSNLHSRRSLSPPTTSRRAIESSKSPRCMPLAHTGSSPQCRDSGSSSTQSISPPTTSSRELKSSKSSRWVQILAQAGSSYSTPQCCETSSSPRRALSPPTTSSRMLESSKTPCRSLMLAHTGPGYSSPQRRDSSLPFRQSQSPPTTSRRALELSKPPRRTPSTAKPDSSCSLPQRHVSSPSSCLPESPPRTSCRELKLLKPSRRTPASAQLDSSYSSDDAFVYQIEGFNNLAMSFGASTSEDSSMEEDLLGTV, translated from the coding sequence ATGAACCTAATATGTGCCATCGATGCCAAAGATTTTGGGCATACCAAAAACTACTGCCTCCACGACTACGCGTGCTTGAAATGTGCCGCCCCCCACCGCTCAACAAACTGCGATCGCCCAAGATCAGAAATCCCTAAATGTGTTAACTGTGGCGGTCCACATGTTGCCAGTTTTAGGGGCTGTAAGGCATTCAAAGAAGCCCGGGATTGCTATTTGGCTAATCGTCCGCTGCCCCCACTGAATGACTTCCAAGGACCCACTAACTCCTTGCCTCGTCGTTGCGACTCCAACCTACACTCTCGTCGATCTCTGTCGCCACCAACAACGTCTCGTCGTGCGATTGAGTCATCAAAGTCACCTCGCTGTATGCCCTTAGCACACACTGGCTCCTCGCCCCAGTGCCGCGACTCCGGCTCATCGTCTACTCAATCCATATCACCACCAACAACATCAAGCCGAGAGCTTAAATCGTCAAAGTCATCTCGCTGGGTACAAATACTTGCCCAAGCAGGCTCCAGCTACTCCACACCTCAGTGCTGCGAAACCAGCTCATCTCCTCGCCGAGCCCTGTCTCCACCTACAACATCAAGTCGTATGCTTGAATCATCAAAGACACCTTGCCGATCGCTTATGCTAGCCCATACTGGCCCTGGCTACTCCTCGCCCCAGCGCCGTGATTCCAGTTTACCTTTTCGCCAATCACAGTCTCCCCCAACTACATCTCGCCGTGCACTTGAATTATCTAAGCCACCTCGCCGAACGCCCTCGACAGCCAAGCCTGACTCCAGCTGCTCCTTACCACAGCGCCATGTCTCCAGTCCATCCTCTTGTCTACCTGAGTCTCCACCTAGGACATCCTGCCGAGAGCTTAAGCTGTTAAAGCCTTCTCGCCGGACGCCTGCGTCGGCCCAACTTGACTCCAGCTACTCCTCTGATGACGCTTTTGTATACCAGATTGAAGGTTTTAATAATTTGGCCATGTCCTTTGGAGCATCTACCTCGGAAGACTCATCAATGGAAGAGGACCTACTCGGTACAGTGTAG
- the LOC108134076 gene encoding decapping and exoribonuclease protein Rai1-like, with amino-acid sequence MEFSNIRLRSLLHYDPESQKFSPTSTIKYLRVPEDKEYPLDLTKNYETFVHRNNEYPGQFDMVQYYFEHVDKLAFIRQDFDIFCSRKVLLTLTTAKPRTSFTKDLSMEAFRFKGCIFLRMLQENVEASARDSYSFKARQYLFSDEPGKLPDTNAPVDQRDQMYGMFSARIGKFRLLYSCEVVGVTNTEKLGDLTDPEELEKCSLTTVRVVKSYVKWRTSFRCPSWVLQTYFCGGSQLAVAKFDDNGCVPERIEVESVEDLLESHVRSNQTSFKQLNGFLEQIRQKLDEVDSPNVSLKFTLSGNELVFDEAFKTDFLDFANQF; translated from the exons ATGGAGTTTAGCAACATTCGTTTGCGAAGCCTTTTGCATTACGACCCGGAAAGTCAAAAGTTTTCACCGACATCAACCATAAAATACCTTCGAGTGCCTGAGGATAAGGAGTATCCCCTGGATCTGACCAAAAACTATGAGACCTTTGTCCATCGGAACAACGAATATCCCGGTCAATTCGATATGGTGCAGTACTACTTTGAGCACGTCGACAAATTGGCGTTTATTCGGCAGGACTTTGACATCTTTTGCTCCCGCAAAGTACTACTAACGCTAACTACCGCCAAGCCAAGGACATCATTTACCAAAGATTTGTCGATGGAGGCCTTCAGGTTTAAAGGATGTATCTTTCTAAGGATGCTACAAGAAAATGTTGAAGCTTCCGCCCGTGATTCATACTCATTTAAGGCACGCCAGTACCTATTTAGTG aTGAGCCAGGAAAACTACCCGATACGAATGCCCCAGTAGACCAGAGGGACCAGATGTATGGAATGTTCTCCGCTCGAATTGGGAAATTCCGATTGCTCTACTCATGCGAGGTTGTTGGAGTTACAAACACCGAAAAGCTCGGTGATCT CACTGATCCCGAGGAGCTGGAAAAGTGCTCTTTAACCACCGTAAGGGTCGTTAAAAGCTATGTCAAATGGCGAACCTCTTTTCGCTGTCCTTCGTGGGTCCTTCAGACCTACTTTTGTGGAGGTAGTCAGTTGGCTGTAGCCAAATTCGATGATAATGGATGTGTGCCCGAAAGGATTGAGGTCGAGTCCGTTGAGGATTTGCTCGAG TCTCACGTGCGATCTAACCAGACCAGCTTTAAACAATTGAACGGCTTTTTGGAGCAGATCAGGCAGAAGCTGGACGAGGTCGACAGTCCGAATGTGAGCCTGAAGTTTACTCTCTCCGGAAATGAATTAGTTTTCGACGAGGCTTTCAAGACCGACTTTCTGGACTTCGCCAACCAGTTTTAG
- the Septin1 gene encoding septin-1 — protein MADTKGFSSIETPGYVGFANLPNQVHRKSVKKGFEFTLMVVGESGLGKSTLVNSLFLTDLYPERIIPDAIEKQKQTVKLEASTVEIEERGVKLRLTVVDTPGFGDAIDNSNSFGAILEYIDEQYERFLRDESGLNRRNIVDNRIHCCFYFISPFGHGLKPLDVEFMKKLHSKVNIVPVIAKADCLTKKEILRLKCRIMQEIESHGIKIYPLPDCDSDEDEDYKEQVKQLKEAVPFAVCGANTLLEVKGKKVRGRLYPWGVVEVENPDHCDFIKLRTMLITHMQDLQEVTQEVHYENYRSDRLAKGIKGGKGTGENGIKPERESIVPGQASVLSEKDRILQEKEAELRRMQEMLAQMQARMQAQQ, from the exons atggcCGACACAAAGGGC TTTTCTAGCATCGAGACGCCCGGCTACGTGGGTTTCGCCAACTTACCCAACCAGGTGCACCGCAAGTCCGTGAAAAAGGGCTTCGAGTTCACGCTCATGGTGGTGGGTGAGTCCGGCCTGGGAAAGTCCACACTGGTGAACAGCCTATTCCTTACGGACCTCTACCCGGAACGTATCATTCCAGATGCCATAG agaaacaaaaacagactGTTAAGCTGGAAGCCTCAACCGTGGAGATCGAGGAGCGGGGAGTCAAGCTGCGTCTCACTGTGGTAGACACTCCCGGCTTTGGTGATGCCATTGACAACTCGAACAGCTTCGGAGCCATCCTGGAGTATATTGACGAGCAATATGAGCGCTTTCTGCGTGACGAAAGTGGCTTAAACAGACGCAACATTGTGGACAATCGTATTCATTGCTGCTTCTACTTTATATCTCCGTTTGGACACGG CCTCAAACCCCTCGACGTGGAGTTCATGAAGAAACTGCACTCTAAAGTCAATATTGTGCCGGTGATCGCCAAGGCGGACTGCCTCACCAAAAAGGAGATCCTGCGCCTCAAGTGCCGCATCATGCAGGAGATCGAGAGCCACGGCATCAAGATCTATCCACTGCCAGACTGTGATTCCGACGAGGATGAAGACTATAAGGAGCAGGTGAAGCAACTGAAGGAAGCTGTGCCTTTCGCCGTCTGCGGCGCCAACACTCTGCTCGAGGTCAAGGGCAAAAAGGTTCGCGGTCGCCTCTATCCGTGGGGCGTGGTCGAGGTTGAGAATCCCGACCACTGCGACTTCATCAAGCTGCGCACTATGCTAAT CACCCACATGCAGGACCTGCAGGAAGTAACGCAGGAGGTGCACTACGAGAACTACCGCTCCGATCGCCTGGCCAAGGGCATTAAGGGGGGCAAGGGAACCGGCGAGAATGGCATTAAGCCGGAGCGGGAAAGCATTGTGCCGGGCCAGGCCAGTGTGCTGTCGGAGAAGGATCGCATTCTGCAGGAGAAGGAGGCCGAGCTGCGGCGCATGCAGGAGATGCTGGCCCAAATGCAGGCGCGCATGCAGGCCCAGCAGTGA
- the waw gene encoding translation factor waclaw, mitochondrial, whose amino-acid sequence MVMFRTISIRRLLHQSPPRCRGLIAANAPHWRTLCTANRVKDEATEAAEQSSAETSPGELLRQFATMPVDRIRNFSIIAHVDHGKSTLADRILELTGAIARNAGQHQVLDSLQVERERGITVKAQTASIFYKHQGQLYLLNLIDTPGHVDFSNEVSRSLAACDGVVLLVDACHGVQAQTVANYHLAKQRNLAVVPVLNKIDIKHANPDQVCQDMKLLFGIDPAQVLRVSAKLGTGVSKVLERIIEAIPPPQVQRESEFRALIFDSWFDKYRGALNLIYVLNGKLELNQDIQSLATKKVYPVKSISVLRPAESPVPDLSAGQVGLIACNMRNSKESIVGDTIHLKNQAVTAAGSYKPQQPLVFAGVFPSDQSKHVALRSAIDKMVLNDSAVTVKVDSSPALGQGWRLGFLGLLHMEVFCQRLEQEHGAEPIITAPSVTYRLTLSNPKLIKQQGRDTLDISNAALFPEPHSIKEYFEPLVIGTIITPTEYVGQIIGLCVERRGLQQSCVNIDETRVLMKYILPLSEIILDFHDRLKSMSSGYASFTYEDHGYHPSNLVRLDIHLNGKPVEELCRIVHVSKATGVARQMVLKLKDLIPKQMVQIAIQACVGSKVLARETIKAYRKDVTAKLYGGDVTRRMKLLKQQAEGKKKMRMFANIRVPHETFINVLKR is encoded by the exons ATGGTTATGTTCAGGACGATATCCATTCGCCGGCTGCTGCACCAATCCCCGCCACGATGTCGAGGTCTGATTGCCGCCAACGCCCCCCACTGGCGCACCCTTTGCACCGCCAACCGGGTCAAGGACGAAGCGACGGAGGCGGCGGAACAGTCATCGGCGGAGACCTCGCCGGGGGAGCTGCTGCGTCAGTTCGCCACCATGCCCGTTGACCGCATTCGTAACTTTAGCATCATCGCCCATGTGGATCACGGCAAGAGCACCCTGGCCGATCGAATACTGGAGCTGACAGGCGCAATTGCCAGGAATGCCGGCCAGCATCAGGTCCTGGACAGCCTCCAGGTGGAACGGGAGCGCGGTATCACGGTGAAGGCACAGACAGCGTCAATCTTCTACAAACACCAGGGGCAGCTCTACCTCCTCAACCTGATCGACACGCCGGGTCACGTGGATTTCTCAAATGAG GTCTCCCGCTCCCTGGCTGCCTGTGACGGCGTAGTCCTGCTGGTGGATGCCTGCCACGGTGTCCAGGCACAGACTGTGGCCAACTACCATCTGGCCAAGCAGCGTAATCTGGCTGTGGTGCCGGTTCTAAACAAGATTGACATCAAACACGCCAATCCCGACCAAGTGTGCCAGGATATGAAGCTCTTGTTTGGCATTGATCCCGCCCAGGTGCTGCGTGTGTCTGCCAAACTGGGCACAGGGGTCTCCAAGGTCCTGGAGCGCATCATCGAGGCGATACCGCCGCCACAGGTGCAGCGAGAGAGCGAGTTCCGGGCGCTGATCTTCGACAGCTGGTTCGATAAGTACCGCGGGGCACTGAATCTTATATATGTCCTAaatggaaagctggaactcAACCAGGACATCCAATCGCTGGCCACCAAGAAGGTGTATCCCGTAAAAAGCATTTCTGTGTTGAGACCGGCCGAATCTCCGGTTCCCGATTTATCGGCCGGCCAGGTGGGTCTGATTGCCTGCAACATGCGGAACAGCAAAGAATCCATCGTGGGCGACACCATCCACCTGAAGAACCAGGCTGTGACCGCCGCTGGGAGTTACAAGCCCCAGCAGCCGCTTGTGTTTGCCGGCGTCTTTCCGTCGGATCAGTCCAAGCACGTGGCTCTGCGAAGTGCCATCGATAAGATGGTATTGAACGACTCGGCTGTCACCGTTAAGGTGGACTCCAGTCCAGCTCTCGGTCAGGGCTGGCGTCTGGGCTTCCTCGGCCTCCTGCACATGGAGGTCTTTTGCCAAAGACTGGAACAAGAACATGGTGCGGAGCCCATTATCACGGCTCCATCGGTCACCTACAGACTGACATTAAGTAATCCCAAGCTGATCAAGCAGCAGGGTCGCGACACCCTGGACATATCCAATGCAGCTCTATTCCCGGAACCGCACAGCATCAAGGAGTATTTTGAGCCGCTGGTGATTGGAACGATTATCACGCCCACGGAGTATGTGGGTCAGATAATCGGGCTCTGTGTGGAACGTCGCGGCCTCCAGCAGAGTTGCGTGAACATCGACGAGACCCGCGTCCTCATGAAGTACATCCTGCCACTGAGCGAGATCATTCTCGACTTCCACGACCGCCTCAAGTCCATGAGCTCCGGTTACGCGAGCTTCACCTACGAGGATCACGGCTACCATCCCTCCAACCTGGTGCGATTGGACATCCACTTGAATGGCAAGCCAGTGGAGGAACTGTGCCGGATAGTCCACGTATCCAAAGCCACGGGCGTGGCCCGACAGATGGTGCTCAAGCTAAAGGATCTCATACCGAAGCAGATGGTCCAGATTGCCATACAGGCGTGTGTGGGCAGCAAGGTCCTGGCCCGGGAAACAATCAAGGCGTATAGGAAGGATGTAACGGCCAAGCTATATGGCGGAGATGTGACCCGGCGGATGAAGTTGCTCAAGCAGCAGGCGGAGGGCAAGAAGAAGATGCGAATGTTTGCCAACATTCGAGTGCCGCACGAGACCTTCATCAATGTCCTGAAGCGATAG